From a single Paramormyrops kingsleyae isolate MSU_618 chromosome 14, PKINGS_0.4, whole genome shotgun sequence genomic region:
- the dlst gene encoding dihydrolipoyllysine-residue succinyltransferase component of 2-oxoglutarate dehydrogenase complex, mitochondrial, giving the protein MLSHCRCFTRTLGRSLSALSQGHNVLGRRTLSGLLAARHITYKESRLECVSTSNIFHVRYLRTSAAYRNEVITVKTPAFAESVTEGDVRWEKAVGDTVSEDEVVCEIETDKTSVQVPSPAAGVIEALLVPDGGKVEGGTPLFTLRKGAGAAKPADAPQPAAPKAEATAAAAPPPPPPPAAPAGGPIPTSMPPVPPVPGQAADAKPVSAIKPTVAPAAPAPHADAGVKGSRSEHRVKMNRMRLRIAQRLKEAQNTCAMLTTFNEVDMSNMQEMRKVHKDAFLKKHGVKLGFMSAFVKAAAHALTDQPAVNAVIDDTTKEIVYRDYIDISVAVATPKGLVVPVIRGVEAMNFADIEKTINELGEKARKNELAVEDMDGGTFTISNGGVFGSMFGTPIINPPQSAILGMHAIFDRPVAVGGKVEIRPMMYVALTYDHRLIDGREAVTFLRKIKSVVEDPRVLLLDM; this is encoded by the exons ATGTTGTCCCACTGTCGGTGTTTCACACGCACCCTTGGGCGCTCCCTCTCTGCGCTTAGCCAG GGTCATAATGTGTTGGGGAGGAGGACTTTGTCAG GCCTCTTAGCTGCTCGTCACATCACTTACAAGGAGAGCAGATT GGAATGCGTCAGCACATCCAACATATTCCACGTTCGTTACCTAAGGACGTCAGCAGCTTACA GGAATGAAGTCATCACAGTGAAGACGCCAGCATTTGCAGAGTCTGTCACAGAGGGAGATGTGAGGTGGGAGAAAG CTGTCGGGGACACCGTCTCTGAGGATGAAGTGGTGTGTGAAATCGAGACTGACAAG ACTTCAGTGCAGGTTCCATCCCCGGCTGCAGGCGTGATTGAGGCCCTTCTGGTGCCGGACGGAGGGAAAGTCGAAGGTGGAACCCCGCTCTTCACGCTCCGGAAAGGAG CGGGCGCTGCTAAACCTGCTGACGCCCCCCAGCCAGCAGCCCCCAAAGCGGAGGCCACCGCAGCAGCTGctcctccaccacctcctcctccagcagCCCCTGCCGGAGGCCCTATTCCCACCAGTATGCCCCCTGTGCCTCCCGTGCCAGGGCAGGCCGCTGACGCCAAGCCCG TGTCTGCCATTAAGCCCACGGTGGCCCCGGCCGCTCCAGCGCCCCATGCCGATGCCGGCGTGAAGGGGTCCAGGTCAGAGCACCGG GTGAAGATGAACCGCATGAGGCTAAGAATCGCCCAGAGACTTAAAGAGGCCCAAAACACCTGTGCTATGCTGACCACTTTCAACGAGGTCGACATGAG CAACATGCAGGAAATGAGAAAGGTGCACAAGGATGCCTTCCTGAAGAAGCACGGCGTCAAGCTGGGCTTCATGTCCGCCTTCGTGAAGGCCGCCGCTCACGCCCTGACTGACCAGCCTGCCGTGAACGCCG TTATTGACGACACTACCAAAGAGATTGTCTACAGGGATTACATCGACATCAGCGTGGCTGTAGCAACACCGAAG GGGCTGGTGGTTCCGGTGATCCGGGGAGTGGAGGCGATGAACTTTGCTGACATTGAGAAAACTATCAATGAGCTGGGAGAGAAG GCACGAAAAAATGAACTGGCCGTGGAAGACATGGATGGAGGAACCTTCACCATCAGTAATGGAGGAGTGTTCGGCTCCATGTTCGGGACACCCATCATTAACCCGCCGCAGTCGGCCATCCTGGGCATGCACGCCATCTTTGACAGGCCTGTGGCTGTAGGAGGCAAG GTGGAGATCCGGCCCATGATGTACGTGGCGCTGACGTACGATCACCGTCTGATTGACGGCAGAGAGGCAGTGACTTTCCTGCGCAAGATCAAGAGTGTGGTGGAGGATCCGAGAGTCCTGCTCCTGGACATGTGA
- the prox2 gene encoding prospero homeobox protein 2 isoform X1 gives MNLSLSDRSVQGNKGSHEEDKPQLAHPYFHRTMYDDSLASYSNGSIISQLLRKTIQSKKALDDGLFYLPATTLSTTALVDSGQEDQDSTSSGNSATEPGSPSGWPSSSGGSEGERPVSEHLRAKRARVENIIRGMAGSPSARVLGANEQADEESHDNRETYKENKRKQRLPLHQDLDSAPASRGRSSKDEECHRLRGQLHAMQSLLRQLQEKLFRVQNPNDSEHEYGEEAGMAGTVVSDDVMENLESLHSSECELHMDLDEEFERRLHNQRESGKTDSDQVMIHSGGRNLQEALKYELSKAIAESVDLVFKKFSPTLLVPPSPSHISQVPELKKRTKTQSSLEISKANGEGTHRSLNYYEGSEGHTPEDQTEALSLVVRKPPLSHPVTASPVAKRPYPLSHAPFQFSYCSPLQENQILGHLLKYGPHSSFGSLSCLPPPVDRSSTDSINLTWDAIAARAKVTSNPMGHRPQPTTMGQVMVDGLSLPTIKVECGDSQTMAERNTYMSLSIQEGLTPSHLKKAKLMFFYTRYPSSNVLKTFFPDVKFNRCITSQLIKWFSNFREFYYIQMEKFARQAIMEGVSGTKDLSISRDTELFRALNMHYNKANDFQVPDRFLEVAEITLHEFYNAISLAKDSDPSWKKAIYKVICKLDSEVPEDFKSPSCL, from the exons ATGAATCTCAGTCTATCCGACCGGAGTGTGCAGGGTAATAAGGGATCCCATGAAGAGGATAAACCACAACTGGCCCACCCGTATTTCCACAGAACAATGTACGATGACTCCTTGGCCAGCTATTCCAATGGATCCATTATCTCACAGCTCCTGAGGAAGACCATCCAGAGCAAGAAAGCCTTAGATGATGGCTTGTTCTACCTGCCAGCTACCACCCTGTCCACCACTGCCTTAGTTGACTCAGGCCAAGAAGACCAAGACAGCACATCTTCTGGGAACAGTGCGACAGAGCCCGGTTCTCCTAGTGGTTGGCCCTCCTCGTCTGGTGGCTCTGAGGGTGAGAGACCTGTTAGCGAGCATCTCCGGGCTAAGCGTGCCCGAGTGGAGAACATCATCCGGGGCATGGCGGGCTCCCCTAGCGCGCGGGTCCTAGGGGCCAATGAGCAGGCTGACGAAGAGAGCCACGACAACAGAGAAACCTACAAAGAGAACAAGAGGAAACAGAGGCTGCCACTGCATCAGGACCTGGACAGTGctccagccagcagggggcgcagcagCAAGGACGAGGAGTGCCACCGCCTGCGGGGTCAGCTCCACGCCATGCAGAGCCTCCTCAGGCAGCTCCAGGAGAAGTTATTCCGGGTGCAGAACCCAAATGATTCAGAGCATGAGTATGGAGAGGAAGCAGGCATGGCGGGAACTGTGGTAAGCGACGACGTCATGGAAAACCTAGAGTCACTGCACAGCTCCGAGTGTGAACTCCACATGGACCTGGATGAGGAGTTCGAGAGAAGGCTGCACAATCAGAGGGAGTCAGGCAAGACAGACAGTGACCAAGTAATGATCCATTCGGGGGGAAGGAATCTACAGGAAGCTTTAAAGTATGAGCTGTCCAAAGCCATAGCAGAGAGCGTCGATTTGGTTTTCAAAAAGTTCTCTCCTACTTTACTGGTTCCACCAAGCCCCTCACACATATCACAGGTCCCAGAGCTCAAGAAAAGGACCAAAACACAAAGTTCCCTAGAGATATCAAAAGCCAACGGAGAAGGAACTCACAGGTCCCTCAACTACTATGAGGGCTCCGAGGGTCATACTCCGGAAGACCAGACGGAGGCGCTGTCGTTAGTCGTTCGCAAGCCGCCCCTGAGCCACCCAGTTACAGCAAGCCCAGTAGCGAAAAGGCCCTACCCATTATCCCATGCTCCTTTCCAGTTCAGTTACTGCTCCCCCCTCCAGGAGAATCAGATTTTAGGGCACCTCCTGAAGTACGGCCCGCACAGCAGCTTCGGgagcctctcctgcctgcccccaCCCGTAGACAGGTCCTCGACGGACTCCATCAACCTGACGTGGGACGCCATCGCTGCCAGAGCCAAGGTGACCTCCAACCCCATGGGCCATCGCCCCCAGCCTACCACCATGGGGCAAGTGATGGTGGACGGCCTGAGCCTCCCCACCATCAAGGTAGAGTGCGGGGACTCGCAGACGATGGCAGAGAGGAACACCTACATGTCGCTCAGT ATCCAGGAAGGCCTAACCCCCAGCCACCTGAAGAAAGCAAAGCTTATGTTCTTCTATACCCGCTATCCCAGCTCCAACGTGCTGAAAACCTTCTTCCCAGACGTGAAG TTTAACCGCTGCATCACCTCCCAGCTCATCAAGTGGTTCAGCAACTTCCGCGAGTTCTACTACATCCAGATGGAGAAGTTTGCCCGGCAGGCCATCATGGAGGGTGTCAGCGGCACCAAGGACCTGTCCATCAGCAGGGACACCGAGCTTTTCCGAGCACTCAACATGCACTACAACAAAGCCAACGActttcag GTGCCCGACAGGTTTCTGGAAGTCGCTGAGATCACCCTTCATGAATTTTATAATGCCATTTCCCTGGCCAAAGACTCAGACCCATCCTGGAAGAAGGCTATCTACAAGGTGATCTGCAAACTGGACAGCGAAGTCCCTGAGGACTTCAAATCACCTTCCTGCCTGTAG
- the prox2 gene encoding prospero homeobox protein 2 isoform X2: MNLSLSDRSVQGNKGSHEEDKPQLAHPYFHRTMYDDSLASYSNGSIISQLLRKTIQSKKALDDGLFYLPATTLSTTALVDSGQEDQDSTSSGNSATEPGSPSGWPSSSGGSEGERPVSEHLRAKRARVENIIRGMAGSPSARVLGANEQADEESHDNRETYKENKRKQRLPLHQDLDSAPASRGRSSKDEECHRLRGQLHAMQSLLRQLQEKLFRVQNPNDSEHEYGEEAGMAGTVVSDDVMENLESLHSSECELHMDLDEEFERRLHNQRESGKTDSDQVMIHSGGRNLQEALKYELSKAIAESVDLVFKKFSPTLLVPPSPSHISQVPELKKRTKTQSSLEISKANGEGTHRSLNYYEGSEGHTPEDQTEALSLVVRKPPLSHPVTASPVAKRPYPLSHAPFQFSYCSPLQENQILGHLLKYGPHSSFGSLSCLPPPVDRSSTDSINLTWDAIAARAKVTSNPMGHRPQPTTMGQVMVDGLSLPTIKVECGDSQTMAERNTYMSLSIQEGLTPSHLKKAKLMFFYTRYPSSNVLKTFFPDVKFNRCITSQLIKWFSNFREFYYIQMEKFARQAIMEGVSGTKDLSISRDTELFRALNMHYNKANDFQPPSQNRLLSPKNLPRFPANGSAGA; encoded by the exons ATGAATCTCAGTCTATCCGACCGGAGTGTGCAGGGTAATAAGGGATCCCATGAAGAGGATAAACCACAACTGGCCCACCCGTATTTCCACAGAACAATGTACGATGACTCCTTGGCCAGCTATTCCAATGGATCCATTATCTCACAGCTCCTGAGGAAGACCATCCAGAGCAAGAAAGCCTTAGATGATGGCTTGTTCTACCTGCCAGCTACCACCCTGTCCACCACTGCCTTAGTTGACTCAGGCCAAGAAGACCAAGACAGCACATCTTCTGGGAACAGTGCGACAGAGCCCGGTTCTCCTAGTGGTTGGCCCTCCTCGTCTGGTGGCTCTGAGGGTGAGAGACCTGTTAGCGAGCATCTCCGGGCTAAGCGTGCCCGAGTGGAGAACATCATCCGGGGCATGGCGGGCTCCCCTAGCGCGCGGGTCCTAGGGGCCAATGAGCAGGCTGACGAAGAGAGCCACGACAACAGAGAAACCTACAAAGAGAACAAGAGGAAACAGAGGCTGCCACTGCATCAGGACCTGGACAGTGctccagccagcagggggcgcagcagCAAGGACGAGGAGTGCCACCGCCTGCGGGGTCAGCTCCACGCCATGCAGAGCCTCCTCAGGCAGCTCCAGGAGAAGTTATTCCGGGTGCAGAACCCAAATGATTCAGAGCATGAGTATGGAGAGGAAGCAGGCATGGCGGGAACTGTGGTAAGCGACGACGTCATGGAAAACCTAGAGTCACTGCACAGCTCCGAGTGTGAACTCCACATGGACCTGGATGAGGAGTTCGAGAGAAGGCTGCACAATCAGAGGGAGTCAGGCAAGACAGACAGTGACCAAGTAATGATCCATTCGGGGGGAAGGAATCTACAGGAAGCTTTAAAGTATGAGCTGTCCAAAGCCATAGCAGAGAGCGTCGATTTGGTTTTCAAAAAGTTCTCTCCTACTTTACTGGTTCCACCAAGCCCCTCACACATATCACAGGTCCCAGAGCTCAAGAAAAGGACCAAAACACAAAGTTCCCTAGAGATATCAAAAGCCAACGGAGAAGGAACTCACAGGTCCCTCAACTACTATGAGGGCTCCGAGGGTCATACTCCGGAAGACCAGACGGAGGCGCTGTCGTTAGTCGTTCGCAAGCCGCCCCTGAGCCACCCAGTTACAGCAAGCCCAGTAGCGAAAAGGCCCTACCCATTATCCCATGCTCCTTTCCAGTTCAGTTACTGCTCCCCCCTCCAGGAGAATCAGATTTTAGGGCACCTCCTGAAGTACGGCCCGCACAGCAGCTTCGGgagcctctcctgcctgcccccaCCCGTAGACAGGTCCTCGACGGACTCCATCAACCTGACGTGGGACGCCATCGCTGCCAGAGCCAAGGTGACCTCCAACCCCATGGGCCATCGCCCCCAGCCTACCACCATGGGGCAAGTGATGGTGGACGGCCTGAGCCTCCCCACCATCAAGGTAGAGTGCGGGGACTCGCAGACGATGGCAGAGAGGAACACCTACATGTCGCTCAGT ATCCAGGAAGGCCTAACCCCCAGCCACCTGAAGAAAGCAAAGCTTATGTTCTTCTATACCCGCTATCCCAGCTCCAACGTGCTGAAAACCTTCTTCCCAGACGTGAAG TTTAACCGCTGCATCACCTCCCAGCTCATCAAGTGGTTCAGCAACTTCCGCGAGTTCTACTACATCCAGATGGAGAAGTTTGCCCGGCAGGCCATCATGGAGGGTGTCAGCGGCACCAAGGACCTGTCCATCAGCAGGGACACCGAGCTTTTCCGAGCACTCAACATGCACTACAACAAAGCCAACGActttcag ccgcCCTCCCAGAACCGTCTCCTCTCTCCTAAGAACCTCCCCAGATTCCCAGCCAATGGCAGTGCAGGTGCCTGA